One segment of Syntrophorhabdaceae bacterium DNA contains the following:
- the selD gene encoding selenide, water dikinase SelD, whose product MEETRLTEHTRFGGCAAKVGPSELARMLCGIDIPQDENVIAGIEGYEDAGVYRISEDACMVQTIDFFTPVVDDPYHFGQIAAANALSDIYAMGGVPKTALNMVCFSPKRFGMGILKEILRGGIDKVRESGASLLGGHSVEDEEIKYGLSVTGFVHPDRIVFNKGAQPGDVLILTKPLGTGILSTGIRGKRLSPEGGERLIKTMTELNDRAAQAMLSAGARAATDVTGFGLAGHLKEMIKESIGVEIFAGKLPFFPEVPGLIEAGFIPSGLYNNRDFYVPHVIMEQSGFTGDLIFDPQSSGGLLIALAEECSDRFRASALQSSLEYWVIGRFIEEPRGKIVAR is encoded by the coding sequence ATGGAGGAAACACGACTTACAGAACATACGCGTTTCGGCGGATGCGCCGCCAAGGTCGGGCCGTCAGAGCTTGCGCGCATGCTCTGCGGCATCGACATACCGCAGGATGAGAATGTCATCGCCGGCATAGAGGGCTACGAGGACGCCGGAGTGTACCGTATCAGTGAAGATGCCTGCATGGTCCAGACCATAGACTTCTTTACGCCCGTTGTTGATGATCCCTATCATTTCGGACAGATAGCTGCGGCGAACGCCCTGAGTGACATATACGCCATGGGCGGAGTGCCGAAGACAGCCCTTAACATGGTCTGTTTTTCTCCGAAGCGCTTCGGCATGGGTATCCTGAAGGAGATACTTCGCGGGGGCATAGACAAGGTCCGGGAATCCGGGGCGAGCCTCCTCGGCGGGCACAGTGTTGAAGACGAGGAGATCAAGTACGGTCTCTCCGTTACCGGATTTGTGCACCCCGACCGGATCGTGTTCAATAAAGGGGCGCAGCCCGGGGATGTTCTTATTCTCACAAAGCCCCTGGGGACAGGTATCCTGTCGACAGGGATAAGAGGCAAGAGGCTGTCCCCGGAGGGCGGGGAACGTCTGATAAAGACCATGACGGAACTGAACGACAGGGCCGCACAAGCCATGCTATCCGCCGGGGCGAGAGCCGCAACGGATGTCACGGGTTTCGGACTGGCGGGTCATCTGAAGGAAATGATAAAGGAAAGCATTGGTGTCGAGATCTTCGCCGGGAAACTTCCCTTTTTCCCGGAGGTCCCGGGGCTGATCGAAGCGGGGTTTATACCCAGCGGTCTCTACAATAACCGTGACTTCTACGTTCCCCACGTCATTATGGAGCAGTCCGGCTTTACCGGCGACCTGATCTTCGACCCTCAGTCATCGGGCGGGCTCCTCATCGCCCTGGCGGAGGAGTGCTCCGACCGGTTCAGGGCGTCGGCGTTGCAG
- a CDS encoding hydrogenase iron-sulfur subunit gives MSSEGTFKPKMLGIICNWCCYGGADLCGVSRFQYPTYIRLIRVMCSGRVDLKHILLAFANGVDGMFVGGCHINDCHYNPEGNYDAMSMVSLCRKLLEHIGINPKRLRLEWVSAGEGIRFANIMNEFAREMEELGPLGKSEGIDKTELNARIEKIAKLVPYIKLDKMKKLALHDINEDYTKLYTSEEIDGLIREAPSYWIDPDRCQACMTCARRCPADAIISAKNQVHVVDQDKCIRCGTCLAACPSKFGAVTKIVGEPVPPPLPEDKRTIVRKGTEG, from the coding sequence ATGAGTTCAGAAGGCACGTTCAAACCGAAGATGCTGGGCATCATATGCAACTGGTGCTGTTACGGAGGGGCCGATCTTTGCGGGGTCTCCCGCTTTCAATATCCTACATACATAAGACTGATACGGGTGATGTGCTCCGGAAGGGTCGACCTCAAGCACATACTCCTCGCTTTTGCGAACGGAGTGGACGGGATGTTCGTCGGCGGCTGCCACATCAACGACTGTCACTACAACCCCGAGGGCAATTACGACGCTATGAGCATGGTGAGCCTCTGCAGGAAGCTCCTCGAACACATCGGCATAAACCCGAAGAGATTGCGCCTCGAATGGGTCTCCGCCGGCGAGGGGATCCGTTTCGCCAACATTATGAACGAGTTCGCCCGAGAGATGGAGGAGCTGGGGCCTCTCGGAAAGAGCGAGGGGATAGATAAAACGGAACTCAACGCACGGATCGAGAAGATCGCGAAACTCGTCCCCTACATAAAACTCGACAAGATGAAGAAACTAGCCCTCCACGACATAAACGAGGACTACACAAAGCTTTACACCTCTGAGGAAATAGACGGCCTTATCCGGGAAGCTCCGTCGTACTGGATCGATCCGGACAGGTGCCAGGCGTGCATGACCTGTGCCCGGAGATGCCCTGCGGACGCGATCATCAGCGCGAAGAATCAGGTCCACGTCGTCGACCAGGACAAATGCATACGGTGCGGGACATGCCTCGCGGCCTGTCCGTCCAAATTCGGTGCGGTGACAAAGATCGTCGGCGAACCTGTTCCCCCGCCTCTTCCCGAGGACAAGAGGACCATAGTCAGAAAGGGAACGGAGGGTTAG